From the genome of Leptolyngbya iicbica LK, one region includes:
- a CDS encoding alpha-amylase: protein MLALSGIWGDDMGIRASGWRLWLLTAALLLGGCRWAAEAESLHEASPQEVSPPEAGVIVHLFEWTWPDIAQECEQVLGPRGYHAVQISPPQEHVIVPELGFPWWQRYQPVSYQLISRSGDRAQLADMVQRCQAVGVDIYADAVINHMAAMDTEPGSAGTTFRRYDYPGLYSSEDFNRCQQPISDYQDADNVTQCELVGLPDLNTALPQVQTQLADYLVDLASLGIAGFRIDAAKHIRSDELAAILQLVRDRVEPAPFIYQEVIDPGTEAIKKHDYYESGAVVDFEYGRLVGEAFLNVGDRSPADLHTVLSSADLVPSQQAVVFIDNHDKQRGHGGGGDYVTYQDGDLHTLSMVFMLAYPYGQPRIMSSYAFETSEQGPPATATGRTRTVYPPDRLGCGGEWVCEHRQPAMTAMVDFRAATQAQPMVTDWWSHGGNQIAFGRGDRGFVVINRASTTLTHTFQTQLPAGDYCELMSAEISATGDCDRVIRVDETGQFRTTVAAMSAIALHHAARAEE, encoded by the coding sequence ATGCTGGCTTTATCAGGCATCTGGGGCGATGACATGGGTATTCGAGCGAGCGGTTGGCGGCTCTGGTTATTGACAGCAGCACTCTTGCTTGGCGGTTGTCGTTGGGCCGCCGAAGCTGAGTCATTGCATGAGGCGAGCCCCCAAGAAGTGTCCCCGCCAGAGGCGGGCGTCATCGTGCATCTGTTTGAGTGGACTTGGCCAGATATCGCGCAGGAATGCGAGCAGGTCTTAGGTCCACGCGGCTATCACGCCGTGCAGATTTCGCCACCGCAAGAGCATGTCATCGTGCCGGAGCTAGGGTTTCCGTGGTGGCAGCGGTATCAGCCCGTGAGCTATCAACTGATTAGTCGCAGTGGCGATCGCGCCCAACTGGCCGACATGGTGCAGCGCTGCCAAGCCGTCGGGGTCGATATTTATGCCGATGCGGTGATCAATCACATGGCGGCGATGGATACAGAGCCGGGTTCAGCCGGGACGACTTTTCGCCGATATGATTATCCGGGACTGTACAGTTCTGAAGATTTTAATCGCTGTCAGCAGCCGATTAGCGATTATCAAGACGCTGATAACGTAACGCAGTGTGAGTTAGTTGGGCTGCCTGACTTAAACACCGCGTTACCGCAGGTGCAGACGCAGCTAGCAGATTATTTGGTGGATCTGGCGAGTCTGGGCATTGCCGGATTTCGGATTGATGCGGCCAAGCATATCCGCAGTGACGAACTGGCAGCCATTTTGCAGTTGGTGCGCGATCGCGTCGAGCCGGCCCCGTTCATTTATCAAGAAGTCATTGACCCTGGCACGGAGGCGATCAAAAAGCACGACTACTACGAGTCTGGTGCCGTAGTGGATTTTGAATATGGTCGATTGGTGGGAGAGGCGTTTTTGAACGTGGGCGATCGCAGCCCTGCCGATTTGCACACCGTTCTATCCAGCGCTGATTTAGTCCCCAGTCAGCAGGCAGTGGTGTTTATCGATAATCACGACAAGCAGCGCGGCCACGGCGGCGGCGGTGACTACGTGACGTATCAAGATGGCGATCTGCATACCCTGTCAATGGTGTTTATGCTGGCGTATCCCTATGGTCAGCCCCGCATCATGTCGAGCTATGCCTTTGAAACGTCAGAGCAAGGCCCACCTGCAACAGCAACGGGGCGCACCCGTACGGTCTATCCGCCCGATCGCCTCGGCTGTGGCGGCGAATGGGTCTGTGAACACCGTCAACCCGCCATGACAGCGATGGTGGATTTTCGCGCGGCGACGCAGGCCCAGCCGATGGTCACAGACTGGTGGAGCCACGGCGGCAACCAAATCGCCTTTGGCCGCGGCGATCGCGGTTTTGTGGTGATCAATCGCGCATCAACGACGCTAACCCACACCTTTCAAACGCAACTGCCGGCGGGTGATTATTGCGAGTTGATGAGCGCAGAAATTAGCGCGACTGGCGACTGCGATCGCGTCATTCGCGTAGACGAGACGGGACAGTTTCGGACGACGGTGGCGGCCATGTCAGCGATCGCCTTACATCACGCCGCACGGGCGGAAGAATAG
- a CDS encoding ABC transporter permease: MALSPTDLILTTFRDLGGNWVRSGLTTLGIFMGVAAVNATLNIEAITSAQIQQKLDQRDNPFVFTWMYDPTWTKPTPELGEEDFVAMEQTVPGIAGVSRTTRVFNVDQVRHQGQVSNEADIEGVSLNFQQITGRQITAGRFFQQADFDEYYPVAVIDSVLAEQLFPDSSPVGQGLFLDTVRLTVVGVVETKQWRADQEPTGLVWLTQNYADAIAGRSTWGRTQIALAELDDYETVEEGVRTFLEQRYPGFTVQVFGNAEDLYREEQQQRTSTRILKVVGLLALVIGGVGIANITIAAVMERTREIGLRRAIGATDWEVMMQFIAEAALLSLIGGTAAIASIHGLTKVATTQVFEAPYTFRVQDAAISMGAAFAVGVGASFFPALRITQIDVVQALRGE, translated from the coding sequence ATGGCCCTTTCCCCCACAGATCTAATCTTGACCACTTTCCGCGACTTGGGCGGCAACTGGGTGCGTTCTGGACTTACCACCCTGGGCATTTTTATGGGCGTGGCGGCGGTTAATGCCACGTTAAATATTGAGGCGATCACGTCAGCCCAAATCCAGCAAAAGCTCGACCAGCGCGATAACCCGTTCGTCTTTACCTGGATGTACGACCCCACCTGGACGAAGCCCACGCCAGAACTGGGGGAGGAAGATTTTGTAGCGATGGAACAAACTGTCCCCGGCATCGCGGGGGTGAGTCGTACGACGCGGGTGTTTAACGTTGACCAGGTGCGTCATCAAGGGCAGGTGTCTAATGAGGCGGACATTGAAGGGGTCTCGCTCAACTTTCAACAAATCACGGGCAGGCAAATCACGGCTGGACGTTTTTTTCAGCAAGCCGATTTCGACGAATATTATCCTGTTGCAGTGATTGATTCGGTGCTGGCAGAGCAGCTCTTTCCTGACAGCTCGCCAGTGGGCCAGGGGTTATTTTTAGACACCGTGCGGCTGACGGTCGTCGGGGTGGTGGAGACCAAGCAGTGGCGGGCCGACCAAGAACCGACGGGATTGGTTTGGCTGACGCAAAATTATGCCGATGCGATCGCAGGACGCTCAACCTGGGGTCGCACCCAAATCGCCCTTGCCGAACTCGACGATTATGAGACGGTGGAAGAGGGTGTGCGGACATTTTTAGAACAGCGGTATCCGGGCTTTACTGTGCAGGTATTTGGCAATGCGGAAGACCTGTATCGCGAAGAGCAGCAGCAGCGCACGAGCACCCGGATTTTGAAAGTGGTGGGACTACTGGCGCTGGTGATTGGTGGGGTGGGGATTGCCAACATCACGATCGCCGCCGTCATGGAGCGCACGCGGGAGATTGGCCTACGCCGCGCCATTGGGGCGACCGATTGGGAAGTGATGATGCAGTTCATCGCCGAAGCCGCGTTGCTGAGTTTGATTGGGGGCACAGCGGCGATCGCCTCCATCCACGGCTTAACTAAAGTCGCCACGACCCAAGTGTTTGAAGCCCCCTATACGTTTCGCGTGCAAGACGCAGCCATCTCCATGGGGGCGGCTTTTGCCGTGGGGGTGGGGGCGAGCTTTTTTCCGGCCCTGCGCATTACGCAAATCGATGTTGTCCAAGCCCTGCGAGGAGAGTAG
- the fabZ gene encoding 3-hydroxyacyl-ACP dehydratase FabZ produces MTTVVSTNPNSSTAPAAAIAAGEDALVKTTYSVEEIQKLLPHRYPFALVDRIIDYVPGEKATGIKNVTFNEPQFQGHFPGRPIMPGVLIVEAMAQVGGIVLTQMPGVDGLCMFAGIDKVRFRRPVVPGDQLVMTVTLLAIKRQRFGKMQARAEVDGQLVCEGELMFSVVD; encoded by the coding sequence ATGACAACCGTGGTCAGCACCAACCCAAACTCCAGTACCGCTCCGGCAGCTGCGATCGCCGCTGGAGAAGATGCCCTGGTCAAAACGACCTACTCCGTCGAAGAGATTCAAAAGTTACTGCCCCATCGCTATCCCTTCGCGTTGGTTGATCGCATCATCGACTACGTTCCCGGCGAAAAAGCGACGGGCATTAAAAATGTCACTTTTAACGAACCGCAATTTCAAGGGCATTTTCCGGGGCGGCCCATCATGCCCGGAGTCTTGATTGTCGAAGCCATGGCCCAAGTCGGCGGCATCGTGTTGACCCAGATGCCCGGCGTCGATGGCTTATGCATGTTTGCGGGCATTGATAAAGTCCGGTTTCGTCGACCCGTCGTCCCGGGTGATCAACTCGTCATGACTGTCACACTATTGGCCATCAAACGGCAGCGATTTGGCAAAATGCAAGCGCGGGCCGAAGTTGATGGACAACTCGTGTGCGAGGGCGAACTGATGTTTTCTGTAGTTGATTAA
- a CDS encoding TolC family protein produces the protein MVFRPQLVGSLAGSLVLLGAIAPIPAAANSPLQPTSTLPAMEASNDPPPVDQLPMLESESSGSAGDRPQVALNLTDLIQLVVVGNRDLRDRQLQRLIEQQQLVEAESRFDPRFTPAVGLGVTQTFEDDVTLERNLRGSIGGSSTEIGDRATLTQSAGVLGEVTTRQGTQIGLTLDALGDTPIGLRLTQPLLRGAGTAINEAPVEIARLQESQNGLGLQQTLIETVSTTVTQYTSLIQAQEAVAIQAQALARRQQQLEILTALVEAGRRAAVELADTRRSVANAERDLLVAQTGLEAANTALLDQLGTDQAVLFVAAADTVRDLFQAAVARVEPYDVETLVAIAYQQRPDYRQTLLAQDVAELNLAVAADDLRWQLNLEGDADLGDLSTTTVGLVARRTFDDPALETAQVRREVERAQQANRLAQQRIAIRNEITNRLNTVQTNLVRVDAARRATENARLQLNATRELFERGRPGGNLFQVISQEENLVEAQNQELRAEIEFLNSVVALDQSVGITLEIWQDEVNFAPALSPSTATEPLAPTDVTEIEVEAP, from the coding sequence ATGGTGTTTCGTCCTCAACTCGTAGGAAGTCTAGCGGGCAGTCTGGTACTACTGGGGGCGATCGCGCCAATCCCTGCTGCAGCGAATTCCCCGCTTCAGCCTACATCCACGTTGCCAGCAATGGAGGCCAGCAACGATCCCCCTCCGGTGGATCAGCTCCCAATGCTAGAGAGCGAGTCGTCAGGGAGTGCGGGAGATCGCCCCCAGGTGGCGTTGAATCTCACCGATTTAATTCAATTGGTGGTGGTGGGCAATCGGGATTTGCGCGATCGGCAATTGCAGCGACTGATTGAGCAGCAACAACTGGTCGAGGCCGAATCACGATTCGATCCGCGCTTTACCCCGGCGGTGGGCCTCGGCGTCACCCAAACCTTTGAGGACGATGTCACGCTGGAGCGGAATCTGCGCGGCAGCATTGGCGGTAGTTCGACCGAGATTGGCGATCGCGCCACCCTGACTCAAAGTGCAGGTGTGCTGGGCGAAGTCACCACTCGGCAGGGCACGCAAATTGGCCTCACCCTCGATGCTTTGGGCGATACCCCCATCGGCTTACGACTCACTCAACCCCTGTTACGCGGGGCGGGCACGGCCATCAACGAAGCCCCGGTCGAAATTGCTCGATTGCAAGAATCGCAAAACGGGTTGGGGTTGCAGCAAACGTTGATCGAGACCGTGAGCACCACCGTAACCCAATACACCAGTCTGATTCAGGCGCAGGAAGCGGTAGCGATTCAGGCCCAAGCGTTGGCCCGTCGCCAGCAGCAACTCGAAATTTTGACGGCCTTGGTCGAAGCGGGTCGCCGGGCAGCAGTGGAACTGGCTGACACCCGGCGGTCAGTGGCAAATGCCGAGCGGGATTTGTTAGTAGCGCAGACGGGACTAGAGGCCGCCAACACGGCTTTGTTAGATCAGTTGGGGACCGATCAAGCGGTCTTGTTTGTTGCGGCGGCGGATACCGTTCGCGATCTCTTTCAAGCAGCGGTCGCGCGGGTGGAGCCCTATGACGTCGAAACCCTGGTGGCGATCGCCTATCAACAGCGCCCCGACTATCGCCAAACGCTGCTGGCGCAGGATGTGGCCGAACTCAACTTGGCGGTGGCGGCGGATGACTTGCGCTGGCAATTGAATCTTGAGGGAGATGCCGATCTGGGCGATCTTTCGACCACGACAGTCGGGCTGGTGGCTCGCCGCACCTTTGATGATCCGGCGTTAGAAACCGCCCAGGTACGCCGCGAAGTCGAGCGCGCCCAACAAGCCAATCGCCTTGCGCAACAGCGCATCGCCATCCGGAATGAAATTACGAATCGACTCAACACGGTGCAAACCAACCTGGTGCGAGTAGACGCCGCCCGTCGGGCCACTGAAAATGCTCGTTTACAGTTAAACGCCACCCGCGAACTGTTTGAGCGGGGACGTCCCGGCGGCAATTTATTTCAAGTCATCTCTCAAGAAGAAAACTTGGTCGAAGCCCAAAATCAGGAACTCCGTGCTGAAATCGAATTTCTGAACAGCGTTGTCGCTCTAGATCAGTCCGTCGGCATCACGCTGGAAATTTGGCAGGATGAGGTGAACTTTGCGCCTGCATTGTCACCATCCACCGCCACTGAGCCGCTGGCCCCGACCGATGTGACTGAAATTGAGGTTGAGGCACCGTAG
- the lpxC gene encoding UDP-3-O-acyl-N-acetylglucosamine deacetylase encodes MTQSPSPTDTATASPVTATRSQQTLSKPVMQSGIGLHSGVEVQVHITPAPPHTGRVFRRSDLPEYPEIPARVEAVGQTLLSTELGSGAATVRTVEHLLAALVSLGVDNAYIEVTGPEMPLLDGSAQLWVAAIAAAGLQIQAAERTAIIVTEPIWVRDQDAFVVAMPAAETRLTYGIDFEVEPIGNQWHSWTPTAGTFATEIAPARTFGLAHQIEYLRSQGLIKGGSLENALVCDRDRWVNPPLRFENEPVRHKLLDLLGDLSLLGTLPQAHIMAYKASHHLHVQLAKAIATAHSI; translated from the coding sequence ATGACCCAGTCCCCGTCACCCACAGATACGGCGACTGCGAGCCCAGTGACGGCTACTCGCAGTCAGCAGACCCTGTCCAAACCGGTGATGCAGTCCGGTATTGGGCTCCACTCGGGCGTCGAAGTCCAGGTTCACATTACCCCCGCGCCGCCGCATACGGGGCGGGTGTTTCGGCGCAGCGACTTGCCGGAGTACCCAGAGATTCCTGCTCGGGTTGAGGCGGTTGGGCAAACCCTGTTGTCGACTGAGTTGGGGAGCGGTGCCGCTACCGTCCGCACGGTTGAGCACTTGTTGGCCGCCCTCGTGAGCTTGGGCGTGGATAATGCTTACATTGAGGTCACGGGGCCAGAGATGCCCTTGCTCGATGGCTCAGCTCAGCTCTGGGTGGCGGCGATCGCGGCGGCTGGCCTGCAAATCCAGGCAGCGGAACGAACTGCAATTATCGTGACCGAACCTATTTGGGTCCGCGATCAAGACGCCTTTGTCGTAGCCATGCCAGCGGCTGAAACCCGACTTACCTACGGCATTGATTTTGAGGTGGAGCCGATTGGTAATCAGTGGCATAGCTGGACGCCGACGGCGGGCACTTTTGCTACCGAGATCGCCCCGGCTCGTACCTTTGGCCTGGCTCATCAAATTGAGTATTTGCGATCGCAGGGCTTAATTAAAGGCGGCAGCTTAGAGAATGCTCTGGTGTGCGATCGCGATCGGTGGGTGAATCCGCCCCTGCGATTTGAGAATGAACCTGTGCGTCATAAACTCTTAGATTTGCTGGGTGACTTGAGTCTGTTGGGCACTTTGCCGCAGGCCCACATCATGGCCTATAAGGCCAGCCATCATCTACATGTGCAGCTCGCGAAAGCGATCGCAACTGCCCACAGCATCTAG
- the lpxB gene encoding lipid-A-disaccharide synthase — protein MTIPSTAASDRPTSLHLFISTGEVSGDLQGSYLAQALHRQAQAKNITLTLSGLGGERMAAAGTHLIGNTTPIGAVGIFEALPFLIPSFKMQRRAQTFFRQTPIDLTIFIDYMGPNLALGKFLHRQFPEVPTAYYIAPQQWVWAFSDKDTQWLTRISDQMVAVFPEEATYYRRFGAEVQYFGHPLVDQFPQPPSRTQARQQLGLTDTETVIALLPASRQQEVARVLPVVIAAAVKVQAALPQAKFLVPISMEKLRPAIATAVAQAQLNAELIDGGSAHAIAAADLVINKSGTVNLEVALMDIPQIVVYRLNPVTARLGYYLLKVDIPFISPVNLFVNQSVVPEFIQWEATPAAIAEASLKLLQDETARAQVQSGYADMRSKMGELGVCDRVAAHLLEFAIARKQAAALPSPRDH, from the coding sequence ATGACGATTCCTTCTACCGCTGCTAGCGATCGCCCCACCTCCCTTCATCTTTTTATTAGCACTGGCGAAGTCTCGGGGGACTTACAGGGCAGCTACCTTGCTCAAGCGCTGCACCGCCAAGCCCAAGCTAAAAATATCACCCTCACTCTATCCGGCTTAGGGGGCGAGCGCATGGCCGCCGCCGGGACTCATTTAATTGGCAACACGACCCCTATTGGCGCGGTCGGCATCTTCGAGGCTTTACCATTCCTCATTCCATCCTTCAAGATGCAGCGCCGGGCGCAGACATTTTTTCGTCAAACCCCGATTGATTTGACGATTTTTATTGACTACATGGGGCCAAACCTGGCCTTGGGGAAGTTTCTCCATCGTCAGTTTCCTGAGGTACCTACGGCCTACTACATTGCCCCACAGCAGTGGGTTTGGGCCTTTAGTGACAAAGACACCCAATGGCTGACGCGGATTTCTGATCAAATGGTCGCCGTATTTCCGGAAGAAGCGACTTATTACCGCCGCTTTGGGGCTGAGGTGCAGTACTTTGGCCATCCTTTGGTCGATCAATTTCCGCAACCGCCGAGTCGAACTCAGGCTCGTCAGCAGCTGGGATTGACCGATACGGAGACGGTGATTGCGCTGTTGCCCGCATCCCGGCAACAAGAAGTGGCGCGCGTTTTGCCGGTGGTGATCGCCGCGGCGGTGAAGGTACAAGCCGCGTTGCCGCAGGCTAAATTTTTGGTACCCATTTCGATGGAGAAGTTGCGTCCGGCGATCGCCACTGCTGTTGCCCAAGCCCAGCTCAACGCCGAACTGATTGATGGGGGGAGTGCTCACGCGATCGCTGCCGCTGATCTCGTGATTAATAAGTCCGGCACCGTCAACCTTGAAGTTGCGTTGATGGATATTCCGCAAATTGTGGTTTACCGCTTGAATCCGGTGACGGCTCGCCTCGGCTACTATTTGCTCAAAGTCGATATCCCGTTTATTTCCCCGGTGAATCTGTTTGTCAATCAATCTGTGGTACCGGAGTTCATCCAATGGGAAGCGACCCCAGCGGCGATCGCCGAAGCCAGCCTCAAACTTTTGCAGGACGAAACCGCTCGGGCTCAAGTCCAATCGGGCTATGCTGACATGCGCTCAAAAATGGGTGAACTGGGGGTCTGCGATCGCGTCGCAGCTCACTTGCTAGAGTTTGCGATCGCCCGCAAACAAGCAGCGGCGCTTCCCAGCCCAAGGGATCACTAG
- a CDS encoding ABC transporter ATP-binding protein — translation MTLSAPGTTPNQSGLMTPLKPVVLLQQISRIYGTGEAMIKACDRISLTIHRGEYCAIMGESGSGKTTLMNIIGCLDRPSRGRYELDGVNVAHLSKNRLARLRNRQIGFVFQRYELLNNLTALENVTLPLMYAGVGRRQRQRLAMAALQRMGLGHRLDKRPSQLSGGQQQRVAIARAIVNRPLLLLADEPTGALDTQSAETVMTILNELHASGMTIIMVTHSHEVACYSKRIIQVSDGHIVNDHLSPQEV, via the coding sequence ATGACCTTATCCGCACCAGGGACGACCCCGAATCAATCGGGGCTAATGACGCCGCTCAAACCCGTTGTGCTGCTACAGCAGATTTCACGCATCTACGGCACAGGCGAGGCGATGATCAAAGCGTGCGATCGCATTAGCCTCACCATCCACCGGGGCGAATATTGCGCCATTATGGGCGAGTCGGGCTCCGGTAAGACCACTCTGATGAATATTATTGGCTGCTTGGATCGTCCGAGTCGCGGTCGTTATGAGCTGGATGGCGTCAACGTGGCGCACCTGAGTAAAAATCGGTTGGCCCGGCTGCGCAACCGCCAGATTGGGTTCGTGTTTCAACGCTACGAACTGTTGAATAATTTGACCGCGCTGGAAAATGTCACGTTGCCGTTGATGTATGCGGGGGTGGGCCGACGACAACGGCAGCGTTTAGCCATGGCGGCGCTGCAACGGATGGGTTTGGGCCATCGGCTCGACAAGCGACCCAGCCAATTGTCAGGCGGGCAGCAGCAGCGCGTCGCGATCGCCCGGGCCATTGTCAATCGTCCCCTGCTGCTGCTGGCCGATGAACCCACTGGTGCCCTGGATACCCAGTCTGCCGAGACCGTCATGACGATTTTGAATGAACTGCACGCCAGCGGCATGACCATCATCATGGTGACTCATTCCCATGAGGTAGCTTGCTACAGTAAGCGCATTATTCAGGTCAGTGATGGCCACATCGTGAATGATCATCTGTCGCCCCAAGAGGTTTAA
- the lpxA gene encoding acyl-ACP--UDP-N-acetylglucosamine O-acyltransferase, producing the protein MSLTTLIHPTAVIHAGATLHPTVKVGPYAVIGEKVTIGPGTEIGAHVVIDGHTEIGANNQIFPGAVIGIEPQDLKYDGSVSLVKIGDNNRIREYVTINRATHAGEATVVGNDNLLMAYVHVAHNCILADQIIIANAVSLAGHVEIESNAVIGGVLGIHQFVHIGRYAMLGGMSRIDRDVPPYMVVEGNPCRVRGLNAIGLKRAGITGLEGGRYYRELKEAYRLLYRSDLPLQTALSQLETSAQQNDFVQHLQQFLLTSSNGAGRRGPMVGSSRTKATQRGE; encoded by the coding sequence ATGTCCTTGACTACGCTTATCCATCCAACAGCGGTGATTCACGCGGGGGCAACCCTTCATCCAACGGTCAAAGTTGGGCCATACGCTGTGATTGGAGAGAAGGTCACCATTGGCCCCGGCACTGAAATTGGGGCGCATGTGGTGATTGACGGCCACACCGAAATTGGGGCTAATAACCAAATTTTCCCCGGCGCAGTCATCGGTATCGAACCCCAAGATTTGAAATATGACGGCTCAGTGAGTCTGGTCAAAATTGGCGACAATAACCGCATTCGCGAATATGTCACCATCAACCGGGCCACCCATGCCGGAGAGGCGACCGTCGTCGGCAATGACAATTTGTTGATGGCTTACGTCCATGTCGCCCACAACTGTATCCTGGCGGACCAGATCATCATCGCCAACGCGGTCTCCCTCGCTGGCCATGTCGAAATTGAGTCCAACGCGGTGATTGGCGGGGTATTAGGCATTCATCAGTTCGTGCACATTGGGCGATACGCTATGTTGGGCGGCATGAGTCGCATTGATCGCGATGTGCCCCCCTACATGGTGGTGGAAGGTAACCCCTGCCGAGTCCGGGGGCTGAATGCGATCGGGCTCAAGCGGGCGGGCATTACCGGCCTGGAAGGAGGGCGCTATTATCGCGAACTCAAAGAGGCGTATCGGCTGCTCTATCGGTCTGACCTGCCGCTGCAAACGGCCCTGTCACAGCTCGAAACTTCAGCCCAGCAAAACGACTTTGTGCAACATTTGCAGCAGTTCTTGCTCACCTCTTCTAACGGGGCGGGGCGGCGGGGGCCAATGGTTGGCAGCAGTCGCACTAAAGCAACTCAGCGGGGAGAATGA
- a CDS encoding efflux RND transporter periplasmic adaptor subunit, whose product MVDDSGVPPNQDNMVESPLPEERPTASPAPPAPQPLVEDVDDLDLWAAEAKAKRSAGFKWLLASGLVAIVGMGGWRGYRAVSQSSPEAVMVSTAPVSRDDLEVVITEAGVVELGGQQTFKAPRDVTVQAVLVEERQRVAQGQVLLELRDRETEQRLADRAVQARINQLDLQRKQEVVAERRSRVVDAETRLADSTDLLAQGYISEDAFRDDQRALEDARSALRDAEVELTKAEFLVQQDQLTLASLQLELEDNRIVSPMAAIVLKVDVNPGDGVEREGRLLSIGDPTQESIRLELTTLNAAKVALGMPVRVSVIGPNPEVFEGRIVRVSPQAVTEDTNAEQSTVEAEATLNQPSGSLIPGSAVSVDIVLEQRQNALVVPVTAVQRDGESPYVWVRDAANLAQQREVTIGLETLEAVEITSGLQEGDEIVVSIPPEVTLSPGQPLNTEAEDSPGVPPSDGRAGGAM is encoded by the coding sequence ATGGTGGACGATTCAGGTGTGCCCCCCAATCAGGACAACATGGTGGAATCCCCCCTCCCCGAGGAGAGGCCAACCGCCTCGCCAGCCCCGCCAGCCCCTCAGCCCCTCGTGGAGGATGTGGATGACTTAGATTTGTGGGCGGCAGAGGCCAAGGCCAAACGGTCCGCTGGCTTCAAATGGCTGCTGGCATCGGGATTGGTGGCGATTGTTGGCATGGGCGGCTGGCGGGGCTATCGGGCGGTTAGCCAGTCGTCGCCTGAGGCCGTCATGGTCAGCACCGCACCCGTGAGCCGCGATGATTTAGAAGTCGTCATTACCGAAGCCGGGGTGGTGGAACTGGGGGGACAGCAGACCTTCAAAGCGCCGCGCGATGTCACCGTACAGGCCGTGTTGGTAGAAGAACGGCAGCGGGTTGCCCAGGGTCAAGTTTTATTGGAACTGCGCGATCGCGAAACAGAGCAACGATTAGCCGATCGCGCAGTGCAGGCCCGCATTAATCAGCTCGACCTGCAGCGGAAGCAAGAGGTAGTGGCCGAGCGGCGATCGCGGGTGGTGGATGCCGAAACCCGACTGGCCGATTCGACCGACTTGCTGGCGCAGGGCTACATCTCCGAAGATGCCTTTCGCGATGACCAGCGAGCTTTAGAGGATGCGCGATCGGCGCTGCGGGATGCCGAGGTGGAACTCACCAAAGCCGAGTTTCTCGTGCAGCAAGATCAGCTCACCCTCGCCAGCCTGCAGCTAGAGCTCGAAGATAATCGGATCGTGTCACCAATGGCGGCGATCGTGCTCAAGGTGGATGTAAATCCGGGGGATGGGGTCGAGCGTGAAGGGCGCTTGCTCAGTATTGGCGACCCCACCCAAGAGAGCATTCGTCTAGAGCTGACCACTTTGAATGCGGCGAAAGTGGCCCTGGGGATGCCCGTCAGAGTAAGTGTGATTGGCCCTAATCCCGAGGTGTTTGAAGGGCGCATTGTGCGGGTTTCGCCCCAAGCGGTGACCGAGGATACCAACGCGGAGCAGTCCACAGTGGAGGCTGAGGCCACATTGAATCAGCCCAGTGGTTCGTTGATTCCCGGCAGTGCCGTCAGCGTCGATATCGTTTTGGAGCAGCGGCAAAATGCCCTCGTCGTGCCCGTCACGGCGGTGCAACGAGATGGCGAGTCGCCCTATGTCTGGGTGCGGGATGCGGCTAATCTGGCCCAGCAGCGCGAAGTGACCATTGGCTTAGAGACCTTAGAAGCGGTGGAGATCACCTCGGGACTGCAGGAAGGCGATGAGATTGTCGTCTCGATTCCTCCTGAGGTGACGTTGTCGCCGGGGCAACCGTTAAACACGGAGGCCGAGGATTCACCAGGAGTCCCTCCAAGTGATGGCAGAGCCGGAGGGGCAATGTAG